The Glycine soja cultivar W05 chromosome 8, ASM419377v2, whole genome shotgun sequence genome has a window encoding:
- the LOC114423248 gene encoding mediator of RNA polymerase II transcription subunit 10b-like isoform X1 → MDSSQSAALGGNGGSGGNGTLISQNNDMAASATGADDSMQKLNQVSNSIQKTLGLIHQLYLTVSTFNAAFQMPLLQRINGLVAELDNMVKLAEKCNIQVPMEVVNLIDDGKNPDEFTKDVINSCIVKNQITKGKTDALKSLRKHLLEELEHNFPDEVETFRESRAAAAAELKRQAQAQSALPNGDVRVKSEH, encoded by the exons ATGGATTCATCACAAAGTGCAGCTCTTGGGGGAAATGGTGGGAGTGGTGGAAATGGGACGTTGATTTCTCAAAATAATGACATGGCAGCCTCTGCAACAGGAGCTGATGATTCTATGCAGAAGCTGAACCAGGTCAGCAATTCCATTCAGAAAACCTTAGGCCTTATCCATCAGCTTTACCTCACAGTTTCTACCTTCAATGCTGCCTTTCAAATGCCTCTCCTCCAACGCAT CAATGGCCTTGTTGCGGAGCTTGACAACATGGTTAAATTGGCAGAGAAGTGCAACATTCAGGTTCCTATGGAGGTTGTCAA TTTAATTGATGATGGAAAGAATCCAGACGAGTTTACCAAAGATGTTATAAATAGCTGTATTGTAAAGAATCAGATCACCAAAGGAAAAACTGATGCTTTAAAG AGTTTGCGCAAACATCTTTTGGAGGAATTGGAGCATAACTTCCCTGATGAGGTTGAAACTTTTAGAGAGAGTCGTGCTGCTGCAGCTGCT GAGTTGAAACGTCAGGCACAGGCACAAAGCGCACTGCCAAATGGAGATGTAAGGGTTAAATCAGAGCATTGA
- the LOC114423247 gene encoding probable serine/threonine-protein kinase PIX7: MGLGGAENGKVVVESLDVCKSKGRKKKKKEDGEVEEEEETGCWFRLRFIGSCISSRSKVDSSVSGTSTNYAESKSTIDTSRDQPTLRVVSSTTTSNAESNSSTSKLEEELKVASRLRKFAFNDLKLATRNFRPESLLGEGGFGCVFKGWIEENGTAPVKPGTGLTVAVKTLNHDGLQGHKEWLAEVNYLGDLVHPHLVKLIGYCIEDDQRLLVYEFMPRGSLENHLFRRSLPLPWSIRMKIALGAAKGLAFLHEEAERPVIYRDFKTSNILLDAEYNSKLSDFGLAKDGPEGDKTHVSTRVMGTYGYAAPEYVMTGHLTSRSDVYSFGVVLLEMLTGRRSMDKNRPNGEHNLVEWARPHLGERRRFYKLIDPRLEGHFSIKGAQKAAHLAAHCLSRDPKARPLMSEVVEALKPLPNLKDMASSSYYFQTMQADRFSVSPNTRNGRTQGALLTRNGQQQRSLSIPHGTHASPYHHQFPQPSPKPNGKA, from the exons ATGGGGTTGGGTGGTGCTGAGAATGGAAAAGTAGTGGTGGAGTCTTTGGATGTGTGTAAATCAAaggggaggaagaagaagaagaaagaggatGGGGAagttgaagaggaagaagagacTGGGTGTTGGTTTAGGTTGAGGTTCATTGGGAGCTGCATTTCTTCAAGATCCAAAGTTGATAGCTCAGTTAGTGGCACCAGCACTAATTATG CTGAAAGTAAATCAACTATTGACACAAGTAGAGATCAACCAACACTCCGAGTAGTCTCTTCGACAACCACTAGTAATGCCGAAAGCAATTCATCCACTTCCAAACTTGAAGAGGAGCTTAAAGTTGCATCCAGGCTGCGAAAATTTGCATTCAATGATCTTAAATTAGCAACAAGAAATTTTCGGCCTGAAAGTCTTCTTGGTGAAGGTGGCTTTGGTTGTGTGTTCAAGGGATGGATTGAAGAAAATGGAACTGCTCCAGTGAAACCTGGCACGGGGCTTACTGTTGCTGTAAAAACCCTCAACCATGATGGGCTCCAGGGTCATAAAGAATGGCTG GCTGAGGTAAATTATCTTGGTGATCTAGTTCATCCACACCTTGTTAAACTTATTGGTTACTGCATTGAAGATGATCAAAGGTTGCTAGTATATGAATTTATGCCACGGGGAAGCCTGGAAAATCACTTGTTTAGGA GGTCCCTGCCTCTTCCATGGTCCATTAGGATGAAAATTGCACTTGGAGCTGCAAAGGGTCTTGCTTTTCTTCATGAGGAAGCTGAACGACCAGTAATATATAGGGATTTCAAAACTTCCAATATACTATTGGATGCA GAATACAATTCTAAGCTCTCAGATTTTGGACTTGCAAAAGATGGTCCAGAGGGTGATAAAACCCATGTGTCTACTCGAGTGATGGGAACCTATGGTTATGCAGCACCAGAATATGTCATGACGG GACATCTTACATCAAGAAGTGATGTGTACAGTTTCGGAGTGGTACTACTTGAGATGTTGACCGGCAGAAGATCGATGGACAAAAACCGGCCCAACGGTGAACACAACCTTGTGGAATGGGCTAGACCACATCTGGGAGAGAGAAGAAGGTTCTACAAGTTGATAGACCCGCGCTTGGAAGGTCACTTTTCCATAAAAGGGGCTCAGAAAGCTGCGCATCTGGCCGCTCACTGCCTTAGCAGAGATCCAAAAGCGCGACCCTTGATGAGCGAAGTTGTGGAAGCTTTAAAGCCTCTGCCAAACCTCAAGGACATGGCTAGTTCGTCTTATTATTTCCAGACAATGCAAGCCGACCGATTTAGCGTGAGTCCAAATACCAGAAACGGGAGAACACAAGGAGCGTTGCTCACCAGAAACGGGCAACAGCAAAGGAGCCTATCAATTCCACATGGCACTCATGCATCTCCATATCACCATCAGTTTCCACAACCATCACCTAAACCCAATGGCAAGGCATAg
- the LOC114423248 gene encoding mediator of RNA polymerase II transcription subunit 10b-like isoform X2, with product MAASATGADDSMQKLNQVSNSIQKTLGLIHQLYLTVSTFNAAFQMPLLQRINGLVAELDNMVKLAEKCNIQVPMEVVNLIDDGKNPDEFTKDVINSCIVKNQITKGKTDALKSLRKHLLEELEHNFPDEVETFRESRAAAAAELKRQAQAQSALPNGDVRVKSEH from the exons ATGGCAGCCTCTGCAACAGGAGCTGATGATTCTATGCAGAAGCTGAACCAGGTCAGCAATTCCATTCAGAAAACCTTAGGCCTTATCCATCAGCTTTACCTCACAGTTTCTACCTTCAATGCTGCCTTTCAAATGCCTCTCCTCCAACGCAT CAATGGCCTTGTTGCGGAGCTTGACAACATGGTTAAATTGGCAGAGAAGTGCAACATTCAGGTTCCTATGGAGGTTGTCAA TTTAATTGATGATGGAAAGAATCCAGACGAGTTTACCAAAGATGTTATAAATAGCTGTATTGTAAAGAATCAGATCACCAAAGGAAAAACTGATGCTTTAAAG AGTTTGCGCAAACATCTTTTGGAGGAATTGGAGCATAACTTCCCTGATGAGGTTGAAACTTTTAGAGAGAGTCGTGCTGCTGCAGCTGCT GAGTTGAAACGTCAGGCACAGGCACAAAGCGCACTGCCAAATGGAGATGTAAGGGTTAAATCAGAGCATTGA